In the genome of Streptomyces fagopyri, the window TCGCGGCGTACATCGCCTCGCTGGGCGCTGGTCCCACGGTCCCGACGAAGAGCCAGGTCAGCCCGGAGGGTGCGGACATCGCCAAGGGCGGCGAGCTGTTCCGCACCAACTGCGCGCAGTGCCACAACTTCACCGGCAAGGGCGGCGCGCTGACACACGGCAAGTTCGCGCCGAGCCTTGAGGGTGTCGACCCCAAGCACATCTACGAGGCCATGCAGACCGGCCCGCAGAACATGCCCTCCTTCCCCGACACCACGCTGTCGGAGAAGAACAAGAAGGACATCATCGCGTACCTCGACGCGGTCAACGGTGACAACACCGAGAGCCCGGGCGGTCTCGAACTGGGCGGCCTCGGGCCGGTCAGTGAAGGCCTCTTCGGCTGGATCTTCGGTCTTGGCGCCCTGGTCGCCGTCGCCGTCTGGGTCGCCGCTCGGACCGCAAAGGCCAAGAAGTCATGAGTAGCCAAGACATTCCAGAAGAGAACCTGCCCGCTGAGCGGGCCGACGAGCACGGTCACGGCGCAGTAGCCGTCGCGAACGAGGACAACCCGTTCGCGGACCCGGGACTGCCGCCGCACGAGCACCGCATCCAGGACATCGACGAGCGGGCCGCCAAGCGGTCCGAGCGTGTGGTCGCGATGCTGTTCACGCTGTCGATGCTGGCCACCGTGGCCTTCATCGCGTCGTACGTGACGATCCCGAACGACAAGTCGATCTTCGTCTTCCCGCTCGGGCACATCAGCGCGCTGAACTTCGCGCTGGGTATGACGCTCGGTGTGGCGCTGTTCGCGATCGGCGCGGGTGCGGTCCACTGGGCCCGCACCCTGATGTCCGACGTGGAGATCGCCGACGAGCGTCACCCGATCGAGGCGGAGCCCGAGGTCAAGGCCAAGGTCCTGGCCGACTTCAAGCAGGGTGCCAAGGAGTCCGCGCTCGGCCGCCGCAAGCTGATCCGCACCACGATGTTCGGCGCGCTGGCCCTGTTCCCGCTCTCCGGCGTCATGCTGCTGCGCGACCTCGGTCCGCTGCCGGGAACCAAGCTGCGCCACACCATCTGGTCCAAGGGCAAGCTGCTCGTCAACGTGAACACGAACGAGCCGCTGCGTCCCTCCGACATCGCCGTCGGCTCGCTCACCTTCGTCAAGCCCGAGGGCCTCGAGGAGAACGACGAGGACTTCCAGCAGGAGATCGCGAAGGCGGCCGTGATGATCGTCCGGCTCCAGCCGGACAACATCAAGGACAAGCGCGAGCTCGCCTGGTCGCACGAGGGCATCGTGGCGTACTCGAAGATCTGCACCCACGTCGGCTGCCCGATCTCCCTGTACGAGCAGCAGACGCACCACGTGCTCTGCCCCTGCCACCAGTCCACCTTCGACCTCTCCGACGGTGCCCGAGTGATCTTCGGCCCGGCCGGTCATGCCCTGCCGCAGCTGCGCATCGGTGTGAACGACGAGGGCTACCTCGAGGCGCTCGGCGACTTCGACGAGCCCGTCGGTCCTGCCTTCTGGGAGCGCGGATGAGTACTACCACCACCTCCGACTCGCGCTCGCGCGAGAAGGCGCCCGCCGGTGAGCGGGTGGCCGACTGGGCCGACGGCCGCCTGGGGATCTACTCCCTGGCCAAGGCCAACATGCGCAAGATCTTCCCCGACCACTGGTCGTTCATGCTGGGTGAGATCTGCCTGTACAGCTTCCTCATCATCATCCTCACGGGTGTGTACCTGACGCTGTTCTTCCACCCGTCGATGAACGAGGTGGAGTACCACGGCAGCTACGTCCCGCTCCAGGGTCAGCTGATGTCCGAGGCGTTCAACTCGACCATGCACATCTCCTTCGAGGTGCGTGGTGGTCTGCTGATCCGGCAGATCCACCACTGGGCGGCGCTGATCTTCCTCGCCGGCATGTTCGTGCACATGATGCGCGTGTTCTTCACGGGTGCGTTCCGCAAGCCGCGTGAGGTCAACTGGCTGTTCGGCTTCCTGCTGTTCGTCCTGGGCATGTTCACCGGCTTCACCGGTTACTCGCTCCCGGACGACCTGCTCTCCGGCACCGGTGTCCGCTTCATGGAGGGCGCGGTCCTGTCCGTGCCGATCGTCGGCACGTACCTCTCGTTCTTCCTCTTCGGCGGTCAGTTCCCGGGCGGCGACTTCGTGGCCCGCTTCTACTCCGTGCACGTGCTGCTGCTGCCGGGCATCATGCTCGGCCTGGTCGTCGGCCACCTGATCCTGGTCTTCTACCACAAGCACACGCAGTTCGCGGGCCCCGGAAAGACGAACAAGAACGTCGTCGGCATGCCGCTGCTGCCGGTCTACATGGCCAAGGCCGGAGGCTTCTTCTTCCTGGTCTTCGGTGCCATCGCGGCCATCGCGGCGATCGCCTCGATCAACCCGATCTGGTCGCTCGGCCCGTACCGTCCCGACATGGTGTCCACGGGCGCCCAGCCGGACTGGTACATGGGCTTCTCCGAGGGCCTGATCCGTGTCATGCCGGGCTGGGAGATCAACTTCTGGGGTCACACGCTCGTCCTGGGTGTGTTCATCCCGCTGGTGATCTTCCCGCTGGTCCTGGTCGCGATCGCGGTCTACCCGTTCATCGAGTCCTGGGTCACCGGCGACAAGCGCGAGCACCACATCCTGGACCGCCCGCGCAACGTCCCGACCCGTACCGCCTTCGGCGCGGCCTGGATCAGCTGGTACTTCGTCCTGCTGGTCGGTGGCGGCAACGACATCTGGGCCACGCACTTCCACCTGTCGATCAACTCGATCACCTGGTTCGTCCGGATCGCGTTCTTCGTCGTGCCGGTGCTCGTCTTCATCGCCACCAAGCGGATCTGCCTCGGCCTCCAGCGCCGCGACAAGGAGAAGGTGCTGCACGGCCGCGAGTCGGGCATCATCAAGCGCCTGCCGCACGGTGAGTTCATCGAGGTGCACGAGCCGCTCGGCCAGGAGGCCCTGCACACGCTCACCGCGCACGAGCAGTACCAGCCCGCCCAGATCGGCCCGGTGGTCGACGAGAACGGTGTGGAGCGCAAGGTGAACGGCGCGCAGCGACTGCGGGCCAAGCTCAGCAAGGGCTTCTACGGGGAGAACAGCCAGATCCCCAAGCCCACGGTCGAGGAGTACGAGGAGATCACGAGCGGCCACGGTCACCACTGATCCTTTGGCCGGTTCTCACCGGTCCCACTGATCGCCACGGCAGGAGCCCCCGTCCATTGCCCGGACGGGGGCTCTTTGCCGTGCCCGGGGCTGGATAGGGTGGACCCTGCTTGTACCTGTCCACGAACCCAGGAGCGGCATATGAGTGCTGTGACCCCCGCTGGAGGCGACATCGCGGCGGGCCGTTCCTGGCCCGCCGTACTGAACGGCCTGCTCGACGGCCGGGACCAGAGCGCGGACGACACGGCCTGGGCGATGGACCGGATCATGAGCGGCGAGGCGACGGACGCGCAGATCGCCGGCTTCGTGGTGGCGCTGCGGGCCAAGGGCGAGACGGTCGAGGAGATCACCGGCCTGGTCCGCACGATGTACGAGCACGCCAAGGTGATCGAGGTCCCGGGCGAGACCGTCGACATCGTCGGCACCGGCGGTGACGGCGCGAAGACGGTGAACATCTCCACGATGTCGTCGATCGTGGTGGCCGGGACCGGCGCGAAGGTCGTCAAGCACGGAAACCGGGCCGCGTCCTCGGCATCCGGTGCCTCGGACGTGCTGGGAAAGCTCGGCGTCAACCTGGAGCTGACGCCGAAGCGGGTGGCCGAGGTCGCCGAGGAGGCCGGGATCACCTTCTGCTTCGCCGTGAAGTTCCACCCGGCGCTGCGTCATGTCGCCGCGGCGCGCGGGCAGTTGGGGATCCGGACGGTCTTCAACTTCCTCGGCCCGCTGACCAACCCCGCGCGGGTGAGGGCGCAGGCGGTGGGTGTCGCGGACGCCCGGATGGCGCCGA includes:
- the qcrC gene encoding cytochrome bc1 complex diheme cytochrome c subunit, which produces MKKLSARRRHPLAAVVVLLLALAATGGLYAAFAPASKAQADTTAQSLAIDEGKKLYSVGCASCHGTGGQGSSDGPSLVGVGAAAVDFQVGTGRMPAQQPGAQIPRKKVIYSQAEIDQLAAYIASLGAGPTVPTKSQVSPEGADIAKGGELFRTNCAQCHNFTGKGGALTHGKFAPSLEGVDPKHIYEAMQTGPQNMPSFPDTTLSEKNKKDIIAYLDAVNGDNTESPGGLELGGLGPVSEGLFGWIFGLGALVAVAVWVAARTAKAKKS
- the qcrA gene encoding cytochrome bc1 complex Rieske iron-sulfur subunit; the protein is MSSQDIPEENLPAERADEHGHGAVAVANEDNPFADPGLPPHEHRIQDIDERAAKRSERVVAMLFTLSMLATVAFIASYVTIPNDKSIFVFPLGHISALNFALGMTLGVALFAIGAGAVHWARTLMSDVEIADERHPIEAEPEVKAKVLADFKQGAKESALGRRKLIRTTMFGALALFPLSGVMLLRDLGPLPGTKLRHTIWSKGKLLVNVNTNEPLRPSDIAVGSLTFVKPEGLEENDEDFQQEIAKAAVMIVRLQPDNIKDKRELAWSHEGIVAYSKICTHVGCPISLYEQQTHHVLCPCHQSTFDLSDGARVIFGPAGHALPQLRIGVNDEGYLEALGDFDEPVGPAFWERG
- the qcrB gene encoding cytochrome bc1 complex cytochrome b subunit, coding for MSTTTTSDSRSREKAPAGERVADWADGRLGIYSLAKANMRKIFPDHWSFMLGEICLYSFLIIILTGVYLTLFFHPSMNEVEYHGSYVPLQGQLMSEAFNSTMHISFEVRGGLLIRQIHHWAALIFLAGMFVHMMRVFFTGAFRKPREVNWLFGFLLFVLGMFTGFTGYSLPDDLLSGTGVRFMEGAVLSVPIVGTYLSFFLFGGQFPGGDFVARFYSVHVLLLPGIMLGLVVGHLILVFYHKHTQFAGPGKTNKNVVGMPLLPVYMAKAGGFFFLVFGAIAAIAAIASINPIWSLGPYRPDMVSTGAQPDWYMGFSEGLIRVMPGWEINFWGHTLVLGVFIPLVIFPLVLVAIAVYPFIESWVTGDKREHHILDRPRNVPTRTAFGAAWISWYFVLLVGGGNDIWATHFHLSINSITWFVRIAFFVVPVLVFIATKRICLGLQRRDKEKVLHGRESGIIKRLPHGEFIEVHEPLGQEALHTLTAHEQYQPAQIGPVVDENGVERKVNGAQRLRAKLSKGFYGENSQIPKPTVEEYEEITSGHGHH
- the trpD gene encoding anthranilate phosphoribosyltransferase, yielding MSAVTPAGGDIAAGRSWPAVLNGLLDGRDQSADDTAWAMDRIMSGEATDAQIAGFVVALRAKGETVEEITGLVRTMYEHAKVIEVPGETVDIVGTGGDGAKTVNISTMSSIVVAGTGAKVVKHGNRAASSASGASDVLGKLGVNLELTPKRVAEVAEEAGITFCFAVKFHPALRHVAAARGQLGIRTVFNFLGPLTNPARVRAQAVGVADARMAPIMAGVFAERGNSSLVFRGDDGLDELTTTATSRVWVVRDGKVTEERFDPRDVGLDLVPVEALRGADASYNAEVARRVLDGETGPVRDAVVLNAAAALVALSPTDASLVDQLRVAMVKTAGAIDSGAARGVLDRWVTATNA